In a genomic window of Rhododendron vialii isolate Sample 1 chromosome 12a, ASM3025357v1:
- the LOC131309695 gene encoding uncharacterized protein LOC131309695, whose translation MAEPNGGGGNGGDRGGEDEVRPRGEPESPQIDDQTLGEAPSAIGAEVSRGLSGGDGHAAGVGGGDGWRTPGAEGRTPGVPGSVGPRVERLDPRSGVEGVVITGLGSVGASSTGGGGSGEVGDDGGDGGRPGTPPRDPARGKAPAVEEGASGEVPMEEVAFRPAVGSSAHVPITRGDFAEFVSEEELGRLLRENPGVVAAVSATREERARQSYSLIF comes from the exons ATGGCGGAACCCAATGGTGGAGGCGGCAATGGCGGTGACAGAGGTGGTGAGGACGAGGTTCGGCCAAGAGGCGAGCCCGAGAGCCCTCAAATCGACGATCAAACACTAGGCGAAGCCCCGTCGGCGATCGGTGCAGAGGTTTCTAGGGGTTTGAGCGGTGGCGATGGCCATGCAGCAGGGGTTGGCGGCGGCGATGggtggcgtacgccaggagcagaggggcgtacgccaggtgtTCCTGGGTCAGTGGGCCCACGGGTTGAGCGATTGGACCCACGGAGTGGCGTAGAGGGTGTTGTGATCACTGGCCTCGGCTCGGTGGGGGCCAGCAGTACCGGTGGTGGCGGTAGTGGTGAAGTTGGTGATGATGGTGGAGATGGTGGTCGACCGGGGACTCCACCGAGGGATCCGGCGAGGGGTAAGGCTCCTGCAGTTGAGGAGGGTGCATCCGGTGAGGTACCCATGGAAGAAGTGGCGTTCCGGCCAGCAGTGGGCTCTTCGGCTCATGTCCCCATCACTCGGGGCGATTTTGCGGAGTTCGTGTCCGAGGAGGAACTCGGCCGGCTGCTCCgggagaacccgggggtggtggctgctgTGTCGGCTACGCGGGAGGAAAGGGCCCGGCAG AGTTACTCTTTgatattctga